GGTGTGCGCGGCGAAGACCCGGTGCTGCTCGGCGCTGGAGAGCCGGGCGTACAGCGGGAGGATCTCGGTGCCGAGCAGCGAACGTTTCGTCTGCACCAGCTTGCCCAGCACGTCGGCGGTGTCCCGGATCTCCCGTTCCCCGCTGAGGAAGACCAGGATGTCGCCGGGCCCTTCGGCGGCCAACTCCTCGACGGCGTCGCCGATCGCCTGGATCTGGTCGCGGACGGTCTCCTCGTCGCCGTCGCCGTCCTCCTCGCCCTCGGCGACCTCGACCAGCGGCCGGTAGCGCACCTCCACCGGATAGGTTCGCCCCGAGACCTCCACCACCGGCGCCGGTACGCCCTGCGGCTCGTCGGCGGTCGGCGGCCCGGCGAAGTGCCGGGCGAAGCGGTCGGTCTCGATGGTCGCCGAGGTGATGATCACCTTGAGGTCGGGTCGCCGGGGCAGCAGCTCCCGCAGGTACCCGAGGATGAAGTCGATGTTGAGGCTGCGCTCGTGCGCCTCGTCGATGATCAACGTGTCGTACTGGCGCAGCATCCGGTCGGTCTGCAGCTCGGCCAGCAGGATGCCGTCGGTCATCAGCTTGACCAGGCTGCGCTCGCTGACCTGGTCGGTGAAGCGCACCTTGTAGCCGACCACGTCGCCCAGTTCGGTGCCCAGCTCGTCGGCGATCCGGTCGGCCACCGTACGGGCTGCCAGCCGCCGGGGCTGGGTGTGCCCGATCAGCCCGTGCACCCCACGCCCCAGCTCCAGGCAGATCTTGGGGATCTGGGTGGTCTTGCCGGAGCCGGTCTCGCCGGCCACGATCACCACCTGGTGATCACGGATGGCGGCGGCGATGTCGTCCTTGCGCTCGCTGACCGGCAACCCCGCCGGGTACGTGATCACAGGTACGGCTGCCCGCCGGGCGGCGATCCGCTGCTCGGCACGGGCCAGGTCGGTGGTGATCTCGGCCAGCGCGGCCTCCCGGCGCTGCGGGTCGCGCAGCTTGCGGGCACCGTCCAGGCGCCGCTGGAGCCGGCGCTGGTCGCGGAACATCAGAGGGGAGAGGCGGCGGTGCAGCTCGCGAACCGGGTCGGTCGCGGCGGAGGCGGCTGGATTCTGCATGTCGTGCCCAAGGATAGGCAGCCCGACGACGTACCGCCGCCGGGTTATCGCGCGGCCGGTCCTTCGACGGCCGGACGGCGTCTCTCGACCGCCGGACGGCGGTCTAGAGTTGGCGGCCGACGTCGAGCGCTGGGGGGCCGGTATGGAGCTGCGGGACACCGACCGGGCGCTGGTGCAGGCCGCCACGGCGGTCGCGAAGCTGCGCTGCCGCAGCGAGAACCACAGCGTGGCGGCGGCCGTCCGGACCGCCGACGGGCGGGTCTTCACCGGGGTGAACGTCTACCACTTCACCGGAGGCCCGTGCGCGGAGATCGTCGCGGTCGGCGCCGCCGCCACCCAGGGCGTGACCGAGCTGGAGACCATCGTCGCGGTGGGGGACCGGGGGCGCGGGGTCATTCCGCCGTGCGGACGGTGCCGGCAGGTGCTGCGCGACTACTTCCCGGCCCTGCGGGTGATCGTCGGTCCGGCGGACGCCCTGCGGGTCGTCGAGATCGACGAGCTGCTGCCGGAGACGTACGTCTGGGCCGACCACCAGGTCGATCCGGGGGCGACCGGGGGCGTCGTGCCCGTGGCGCGCACCGGCGCGGCCGGCTGAGCCCGCCGGCGTCGGATCAGTCGCCGGCTGCCGCCTCCAGCATCGACCGGGGCATCGGCACGCTCTCGAACCGTACGTTGCCCTCCGGCACCATCCAGCTCATCACCTGCACGGCCAGGCGCCCGGCCCGCACCGCCGGATCGTTGTGGTACAGCTCGCGGGCCGCGTCCGGGTCCACCGAGAGCACGACGAAGCCGCGCAGCCGCTCGTCGTCGGTGTCCAGGAGCGGACCGGCCGCGAGTACGAGACCCTGCTCCACCAGCCCCGCCTGATGGGCCAGGTGGGCGTTCTGCAACCGGTCGACCGCGTCCAGCGGCAGCTCCGGGGCGTCCGCCGGCCGCACCAGGAGTACGACCGTGTGCTGGTCGAATCGCATGCCCCCACCCTAGGCGCGGGTGGCCCCTCGGCGTGGGCGTCCGTCCTGGTCAGCGGCTCCCGGATCGATGACTACGAGTTAGGCGGCCCTCAGCACGTCGGCTAAGGTAAGGCGAACCTAAGCGCGAACATGCAGGAGACTCGTGACCACCCTCGCCATCCGGCCGGCCCCGGCCGGCAAACGGACCGGCACCCGCACCGGCCGCCGGGTGGCCGTCACCGTCGGCGCCGCGCTGGTACTGCTGCTCACCGTGCTGGCCAGCTTCGCTCTGGGCAGCCGGCAACTCGGCGTGGACCAGGTCTGGAACGCCCTCGTCGCGCCGGACGGCGGCGACGCCAGCACCATCGTCCGTGAGATGCGGATGCCACGCACCGCGCTCGGCCTCGCCGTCGGGCTCGCCCTCGCCGTGGCCGGTGTGCTGTTCCAGGCGCTCACCCGCAACCCCCTCGCCGAACCGCGCATCCTCGGCATCAGCGCCGGTGCGTCGTTCGGCGTGGTGCTGGCCATCTCCGTCTTCGGCGTCGGCACCCTCGCCGGGTACGTCTGGTTCGGCATCGCCGGGGCGCTGCTCGCCGGAGTGCTGGTCTTCGCCATCGCCGCCCGGGCCCGCGAGGGCGCCAGCCCAGTCACCCTCGCGCTGGTCGGCGCTGCCCTCGACGCCAGCCTCGCCTCCGGGGTGTACGCGCTGCTCAGCATCGACACCCGCACGTTCGAGGAGTACCGGTTCTGGGTGGTCGGTGGTCTGGCCGGCCGGGACCTGGGGGTCACCGCGCAGGTGTTGCCGTTCGTCCTCGCCGGGCTGGTGCTGGCCGTCCTGGTGGCCCGAGGCCTCGACGCGCTGGCCCTCGGCGACGACGTGGCCCGCGGTCTCGGCAACCGGGTCGGCCTGGTCCGCCTCGGCGGTGGCCTCGCCGCCGTGCTGCTGACCGGAGCCGCGGTGGCCGCAGCCGGGCCGATCGCCTTCGTCGGGCTGGCCGTGCCGCACCTGGCGCGCGCCCTGGTCGGCGCGGACCACCGCTGGACCCTTGCCGTCTCCGCCCTGCTCGGGCCGGCGCTGCTGCTCGGCGCCGACGTCGTCGGCCGGCTCGTCGCCCCGCCCGGCGAGATACCGGCCGGGATCATCACCGCCCTGATCGGCGCGCCGCTGCTGGCCGTGCTGGTCCGCCGCGCCCGGGTGGTGACCGCATGACCACCATCGACCGCCCGTCCGACCTCTCGACCATCGGCTCC
The nucleotide sequence above comes from Micromonospora sp. NBC_00389. Encoded proteins:
- a CDS encoding cytidine deaminase family protein is translated as MELRDTDRALVQAATAVAKLRCRSENHSVAAAVRTADGRVFTGVNVYHFTGGPCAEIVAVGAAATQGVTELETIVAVGDRGRGVIPPCGRCRQVLRDYFPALRVIVGPADALRVVEIDELLPETYVWADHQVDPGATGGVVPVARTGAAG
- a CDS encoding YciI family protein, with product MRFDQHTVVLLVRPADAPELPLDAVDRLQNAHLAHQAGLVEQGLVLAAGPLLDTDDERLRGFVVLSVDPDAARELYHNDPAVRAGRLAVQVMSWMVPEGNVRFESVPMPRSMLEAAAGD
- a CDS encoding FecCD family ABC transporter permease, producing the protein MTTLAIRPAPAGKRTGTRTGRRVAVTVGAALVLLLTVLASFALGSRQLGVDQVWNALVAPDGGDASTIVREMRMPRTALGLAVGLALAVAGVLFQALTRNPLAEPRILGISAGASFGVVLAISVFGVGTLAGYVWFGIAGALLAGVLVFAIAARAREGASPVTLALVGAALDASLASGVYALLSIDTRTFEEYRFWVVGGLAGRDLGVTAQVLPFVLAGLVLAVLVARGLDALALGDDVARGLGNRVGLVRLGGGLAAVLLTGAAVAAAGPIAFVGLAVPHLARALVGADHRWTLAVSALLGPALLLGADVVGRLVAPPGEIPAGIITALIGAPLLAVLVRRARVVTA